A region of the Haematobia irritans isolate KBUSLIRL chromosome 5, ASM5000362v1, whole genome shotgun sequence genome:
GAAAATCagttttaaaacaaaatgaaaaccaCATTACTTGCATATACCACATTCATTGCATTACTCCAGTCCAGTAACAAAGATCAGatacattcaaaaaaatttacttgtattcaaagattttgaccttcccgtcAAGATATTGGAATTGATTcttgagccaaagatgcggcttctgatACATATCTCATTCATTGAATTTCCATcctttttttgcgatatattaacaaagatatttatgtaaaaataaatcaaaaatatttcgttTACTTTAAGTAAAAATCGCCTTACTTCGAAAGAAACTTTTCAAAGATGAAtgtcccaaatttaatgaaaacatttaaaaGCCAAATgccttaagaaatttttaaaatttcttaaggcATTTGTCCTTAATAATGTGCCATAGTTGACCACTAGTGTTTCAGTGTACCTTTAAGATATAGTTgtagggtatattaaattttacttaactaaatattttcttctctttAAGTATTGTTTTATTATGTATTCGCAGATTTTTTTCCCAGACTGTCTTATCGTATTATTTACTTACCTTCACTGATAGCCGCAGATCTGTTTCCAAATGAACCAGCCATTTGACCTTGATGATGTTGGGTTGCATCACAACCACCGGCACAACATAGGCATACAAacatccaaatatcacaaaggcTAATGCCACATGTAACCAAAGAACGCGACACAAACGTTTCGGTTGCATGGACATAAGAAATGTTCTCTCGATCAGATTCTGAAGTTGCTCCTGATCAATGAACTTACAGCAGATAATAGCCGATGCATAGCCAGCCAGATCCAAGGTAAAGGGTATGACGTAGCCAAACACCAACTCACCAATGGTATGTGTGCAGCCACTATCTGGAGACTCAGCCAATGAGGCATTGTCATCGGTTAAATGTAAGCGTTTGAGATTCGTTGAAAAGCCACGATCGCCGCTAAAacggaaaaacaaaaacatatcctataatTCTGATATGGAGTATGACTATGTCAACAATGCATATCccacatatataaatatgagaTGATGTATAACTACTCACCGATATGATGATAAATACTGGAGAAAATAGCCAAACACCAGGACAACAATTAATGTCAAGCATTGGAAGTAACTTAAAAACGATCGACACTTTGTGATGTCAGTTGAGACGGGATTTAGACCAACCAATGATAAAATCACCATGTACGGACGCAAAAACTATAAAGGGCGAGTAAGAAGATGAAGTAACCCGTAAATACGGATGAATCAAAAGATGATGAAACCATCAAAGAGCCCTCATCATCATCCAAACTTACCGTTCGTTTGCAATAGTCCAGAATGGCTGACGTTGGTTCACTTTGGTAATCATCATTCTGTGCCAGATTCCAGCGATTTATGAAACAAAAAGAACTATTATTAGCTTCATTGTAATACATGATGATCCCGGAGTATATCTTATGTTAGTTGCGATGCTATTCCTCACTTATACTTTTCAATTGCCGTATTTGTTTGTTTATCGCCAACTTTGTTGCAGACAACATTACGGGTAAAAGTGTTAAGCTATACTAACACACAGCTGTTAACAAAGCGGCAAAGTACGATAAGCTTGCGTTGTTTGTGGCGTTGTGTGATATTACGAGAGAGTATGAGACAATGTACATAGATCTCTCGATCTCTTGATGATGGAATGGGGTTGCCATTAGTATACGCATTTGAAAGAAACTATTTGCCGCCTAAGTGAAACCAAAATGGCCCTAAACGCAAATAGGTCTAAAATTGCTCACTAAAGATGAATGTAAAGCCA
Encoded here:
- the GrlHz gene encoding gustatory receptor-like Holozoa isoform X2; the encoded protein is MYYNEANNSSFCFINRWNLAQNDDYQSEPTSAILDYCKRTFLRPYMVILSLVGLNPVSTDITKCRSFLSYFQCLTLIVVLVFGYFLQYLSSYRGDRGFSTNLKRLHLTDDNASLAESPDSGCTHTIGELVFGYVIPFTLDLAGYASAIICCKFIDQEQLQNLIERTFLMSMQPKRLCRVLWLHVALAFVIFGCLYAYVVPVVVMQPNIIKVKWLVHLETDLRLSVKILLLTTIAVQDIIEIIILSSYCIECYLLKVHLLTLSQKLLLHSIDTRDWMREILEFRKLLNRLNNHVSIPVSFFIVMNLAYAFAGFIFMFKDFDFHYSALKIVVLNFINVVLWLLLGLLPFFMAASLTHVCQKVKANGHQIRVRPFVYHNTSTDDLNSMLMFASSLDMSAKLFRMPIQSNYLCFAILVLSILVLTMGMCFNLTLLGMF